A single Leptospira kirschneri serovar Cynopteri str. 3522 CT DNA region contains:
- a CDS encoding chemotaxis protein CheW, which translates to MSSEIDHQYILFSLGDEEYAIPISLVDEIIKIHNLIRIPKAKTYFAGIMDIRGKVVKMVDLAVKLTVPREGEMIYDRAIVVKVNGQSVGIIVDKVANVVLFPPESINPPPPSVKGISGRYITGIGKKDDRFIIIIDIEKILGTEELTELGNNVG; encoded by the coding sequence ATGTCATCCGAAATAGACCACCAATACATTTTGTTCAGCTTGGGAGATGAAGAATATGCGATTCCTATTTCCTTAGTAGACGAGATCATTAAGATTCACAATTTAATCCGAATTCCAAAAGCAAAAACTTATTTTGCGGGGATTATGGATATACGTGGTAAGGTGGTCAAAATGGTAGATCTGGCGGTTAAACTTACGGTCCCTAGAGAGGGAGAAATGATTTATGATCGGGCAATCGTGGTCAAAGTAAACGGACAATCCGTAGGAATTATTGTAGACAAGGTAGCTAACGTGGTTCTATTTCCACCAGAATCCATCAATCCTCCTCCACCTTCTGTAAAAGGAATTTCGGGAAGATATATCACAGGTATCGGAAAGAAAGACGATCGATTTATTATCATCATAGACATAGAAAAGATTTTGGGAACGGAAGAATTAACCGAATTAGGAAACAATGTCGGATGA
- a CDS encoding response regulator: protein MNFINPSILIVDDEWLIAFNLQLSLQKLGYKIAGTARTADEALEMAERTNPDLILMDIRIEGELDGIQAAEKIQKKMDIPVIFMTAFADEETFNRAVNKASLFGYISKPFQPTSLKNSIEIALKQQKRFGKAKEEGKEFKDVIQNIGEGAISLDKEGKILFMNRTAEYLTGWSLSEVQGEYGEKVLRFSTNKGENIRAMQSDRLRYIPSLLTRNDGSRIQVAFRVSAVRDEKGFIVGSIIMLSEITALSISEKEKSEMEKVIQSERRLESIQKLAAGLAHEINNPLMGIINYGHVIQNHKGGDAETKNYARLIIEQGERIAAIIRNLVLFSKKDPEQPVRCNVKQLVDSVEDMIAEMLKLQEIRLEKQIPENLEISIRPNQIREVLYNILYYYSENQKKALIHLKAALNSADPSYLKILISGKLNLDLNLSEESRFEPFENFRSNDSRIGMGLSVCYGILQANRGQLLLKKSESGWDFIVQLPV from the coding sequence ATGAATTTTATCAATCCCTCTATCCTAATCGTAGACGACGAATGGCTGATTGCTTTTAACCTTCAACTTTCTCTCCAAAAGTTAGGATATAAAATAGCCGGAACTGCAAGAACCGCAGACGAAGCTTTGGAAATGGCCGAACGAACAAATCCGGATTTAATTCTAATGGATATTCGTATTGAAGGTGAACTGGATGGAATTCAGGCCGCAGAAAAAATCCAAAAAAAAATGGACATTCCAGTTATATTTATGACTGCGTTTGCAGACGAAGAAACCTTCAATCGAGCTGTAAATAAAGCTTCTTTATTTGGATACATTTCGAAACCTTTTCAGCCTACGTCTCTTAAGAATTCTATCGAGATTGCACTCAAACAACAAAAGAGATTTGGAAAAGCTAAAGAAGAAGGAAAGGAATTTAAAGATGTAATTCAAAATATTGGTGAGGGTGCAATTTCTCTGGATAAAGAAGGAAAAATTTTATTTATGAATCGCACCGCGGAGTATCTTACCGGTTGGTCTCTTTCTGAAGTTCAGGGAGAGTATGGGGAAAAAGTTTTAAGATTTTCCACTAACAAAGGAGAAAATATTCGTGCGATGCAATCTGATCGTTTGAGATACATTCCGTCTTTATTGACTCGCAATGATGGAAGTAGGATTCAGGTAGCCTTTCGTGTTTCTGCGGTTAGAGATGAGAAGGGATTTATTGTAGGTTCTATCATTATGCTTTCTGAAATTACGGCTCTTTCTATTTCCGAAAAAGAAAAATCTGAAATGGAAAAAGTCATTCAATCCGAAAGAAGATTAGAATCCATCCAAAAACTTGCGGCAGGTTTAGCACATGAAATCAATAATCCTTTAATGGGAATTATTAATTACGGACACGTCATTCAAAATCATAAAGGTGGAGACGCTGAGACTAAAAATTATGCCCGGCTTATCATTGAACAAGGTGAAAGAATTGCTGCGATCATTCGTAACTTGGTCTTATTTTCCAAAAAAGATCCAGAACAACCGGTGCGGTGTAACGTAAAACAACTCGTTGATTCTGTGGAGGATATGATCGCCGAGATGTTAAAATTACAAGAAATTCGATTGGAAAAACAAATTCCAGAAAATTTGGAAATTTCAATTCGTCCGAATCAAATTCGTGAAGTTCTTTATAATATTCTGTATTACTATTCCGAAAATCAAAAAAAGGCTTTGATTCATTTGAAAGCCGCTTTGAATTCTGCGGACCCTTCTTATCTTAAAATTTTAATTTCCGGAAAACTAAATCTAGATTTGAATCTGAGCGAAGAAAGTAGATTTGAACCTTTTGAAAATTTTCGTTCAAATGATTCTCGAATTGGTATGGGACTTTCGGTCTGTTATGGAATTCTCCAAGCGAACCGAGGACAGTTACTTCTTAAAAAATCGGAATCTGGTTGGGATTTTATCGTTCAACTTCCAGTTTAA
- the hfq gene encoding RNA chaperone Hfq: MSAKNNIQDQLLNTARKDKLDLTIYLLNGVPLKGKVVSFDNFTIVLEQENKQSLVYKHAISTIIPAKIIKLYTEEAKDNKDAAQG; encoded by the coding sequence ATGTCTGCTAAAAACAATATACAGGACCAACTCTTAAACACTGCCCGTAAGGATAAATTGGATCTTACGATTTATCTACTGAACGGGGTTCCCTTGAAAGGCAAGGTGGTAAGTTTCGATAATTTTACGATCGTACTCGAACAGGAAAATAAACAGAGTCTCGTTTATAAACACGCTATTTCCACGATCATTCCCGCCAAAATCATTAAGCTCTACACCGAGGAAGCAAAAGACAACAAAGATGCAGCTCAGGGATAA
- a CDS encoding pyridoxine 5'-phosphate synthase, whose amino-acid sequence MKVKLSVNINKIATLRNSRGGNIPDLLYFANLVLKAGAHGITVHPREDERHIRKEDVFVLKEFIDSYNRKNNTKIEYNLEGEPSHRFLDLVLKTKPDQATLVPVTPGEITSDHGFDFEKDMEILSEYSKILKKDKIRVSLFVETGLKNLKLASFSGADRVEFYTGPFAEAFDHSPQIGKKRFETEYVPAATEILNQKMGINAGHDLDHENLKIFSKLPGLQEVSIGHRLISRALETGIDQSVKDYLQALS is encoded by the coding sequence TTGAAAGTCAAACTCAGCGTAAATATCAACAAAATCGCAACCCTACGCAATTCAAGAGGGGGGAATATTCCAGATCTATTATATTTTGCAAATTTGGTTTTGAAGGCGGGGGCGCACGGAATTACGGTTCACCCCAGAGAAGACGAAAGACATATTCGAAAAGAAGACGTTTTTGTTCTAAAAGAATTCATTGATTCCTACAATCGAAAGAATAATACAAAAATCGAATATAATTTAGAAGGGGAACCTTCTCACCGTTTTTTGGATTTGGTTCTAAAAACAAAACCAGATCAGGCAACTCTCGTTCCAGTAACCCCAGGAGAAATCACCTCGGATCACGGATTCGATTTTGAAAAAGACATGGAAATCCTTTCCGAATATTCTAAAATTCTAAAGAAAGATAAGATACGAGTTTCCCTTTTTGTAGAAACCGGCCTGAAAAACCTGAAACTCGCCTCTTTTTCTGGCGCGGATCGAGTAGAGTTTTATACGGGTCCTTTTGCAGAAGCATTCGATCATTCTCCTCAAATTGGAAAAAAACGTTTTGAAACCGAGTATGTTCCTGCCGCCACTGAAATTCTAAACCAAAAGATGGGAATCAACGCAGGTCATGATCTGGATCATGAAAACTTGAAAATTTTTTCCAAACTTCCAGGTCTTCAAGAAGTGTCCATCGGACATAGACTGATTTCTAGAGCCTTAGAAACCGGAATCGATCAAAGTGTTAAGGATTATCTTCAAGCTCTTTCGTAA
- a CDS encoding CBS domain-containing protein, with the protein MYIKQILAKKDRKVLSVEPETLVMDAVKFMTKYDIGSVIILGEGKLKGIFTERDVLHLSAELGLDFFKKSVSEVMTTSITTMTPEDDVDELLSIMLKKRIRHMPILENDILIGIISIGDAVKAKIEKTEEENKNLKQYMYSENGFI; encoded by the coding sequence ATGTATATAAAACAAATCCTAGCAAAAAAAGATAGAAAGGTATTATCAGTAGAACCGGAAACCTTGGTAATGGATGCGGTCAAATTTATGACCAAATATGATATTGGATCGGTGATCATTTTAGGAGAAGGAAAGCTCAAAGGAATTTTTACGGAAAGAGATGTACTTCATCTTTCGGCGGAATTAGGTCTTGATTTTTTTAAAAAATCGGTTTCGGAAGTAATGACAACTTCCATTACAACGATGACTCCAGAAGACGATGTAGATGAACTTCTTTCCATTATGCTCAAAAAAAGGATTCGTCACATGCCTATCTTAGAAAACGACATTTTGATCGGAATCATTTCTATCGGAGATGCAGTCAAAGCGAAGATCGAAAAAACAGAAGAAGAAAATAAAAATCTCAAACAATATATGTACAGTGAAAACGGATTTATCTAA
- the miaA gene encoding tRNA (adenosine(37)-N6)-dimethylallyltransferase MiaA: MTFPILILAAPTGAGKTSLITELDPTRFEILSFDSRQIYREMSIGTAAPTKEQQLKIRHHLVEVLSPKESIDAGFYNRMAEEALQKVLNSGKIPVFTAGTGFYLKAFLFGMFPVPEISVSVRERVLSMNLEEKKTLLNDLDPEALDKIFSGDDYRLGRALEVNLMGEKWSRLKIDPNTSAIYKYDLEIRLGIFLDLDRKELYERINLRAKQMIDLGMADEAWKIRERYGESCPGLKSLGYNFALENKKGNSNVETFLADLSQSHRNYAKRQITWFRKENYIQSMDRSEALERIKHIK; encoded by the coding sequence TTGACTTTTCCGATTTTGATTCTTGCCGCTCCGACCGGAGCGGGTAAAACTTCTCTCATAACCGAACTGGATCCTACTCGGTTCGAGATTCTTTCTTTCGATTCCAGACAAATATATAGGGAAATGTCGATTGGAACTGCTGCTCCTACAAAAGAGCAGCAGTTAAAAATTCGTCATCATCTCGTGGAAGTTTTATCCCCTAAAGAAAGTATAGACGCCGGATTCTATAATAGAATGGCGGAAGAAGCTTTACAAAAGGTTTTAAATTCCGGTAAAATTCCTGTTTTTACTGCGGGCACTGGCTTTTATTTAAAAGCATTTTTGTTTGGAATGTTTCCAGTGCCGGAGATCAGTGTTTCCGTTCGAGAACGGGTTCTTTCTATGAATCTAGAAGAAAAAAAGACACTTTTGAATGACTTAGATCCGGAAGCTTTGGATAAAATATTTTCAGGGGACGATTATAGATTGGGTAGGGCTTTAGAAGTCAATTTGATGGGAGAGAAATGGTCTCGTTTGAAAATTGATCCGAATACTTCCGCGATTTATAAATACGATCTGGAAATTCGTCTGGGTATTTTTTTGGATCTGGATCGAAAAGAACTTTATGAAAGAATCAATCTAAGAGCCAAGCAGATGATTGATTTAGGAATGGCAGATGAGGCTTGGAAAATTAGAGAAAGATACGGAGAATCTTGTCCCGGACTCAAATCTTTAGGTTATAATTTTGCACTTGAAAATAAAAAAGGAAACTCCAATGTAGAAACATTCCTTGCGGATTTAAGCCAATCTCACAGGAATTATGCCAAAAGACAGATCACTTGGTTTCGAAAGGAAAACTACATCCAATCGATGGATCGGTCCGAGGCGCTGGAACGGATCAAACATATAAAATAA
- a CDS encoding leucine-rich repeat domain-containing protein gives MKFRILSHHFFNKLILIFFCFIFELQSQPEKTKIHLNLIEALKTPNEVRILDLSSNRLTTLPKEIGQLVNLERLYLLNNELTTLPEEIGKLENLKTLDITRNRISTFPKEFWKLKNLEVLFLNGNRLSYLPEEIRELNRLNVLNLNDNQLTTLPKEIGQLENLLTLYLSGNNLNSLPNEMGQLKNLISLYLSGNKLISLPKEIRQLGNLGILHLFDNEFNTLPEEIGELENLKILDISRNRFSTFPKEFWKLKKLNVLNLSNNQLTTLPKEIGQLENLFILHLSVNKLNSLPNEMGQLKNLDVLYLNGNNLSNLPEEIGELKKLSILKLDSNQLTILPKEIGQLENLVTLSLSNNKLISIPNELGQLRNLSLLNLRYNPNLKTTEENIKKLFPNQKIRIEISP, from the coding sequence ATGAAATTTAGAATTTTATCTCATCATTTTTTTAACAAATTAATCTTAATCTTTTTTTGTTTTATTTTCGAATTACAATCACAACCCGAAAAAACGAAAATTCATCTAAATCTAATCGAGGCTTTAAAAACGCCTAACGAAGTACGAATTCTTGATTTGAGCAGTAATCGACTAACGACACTCCCCAAAGAAATAGGACAACTAGTTAACTTAGAGAGGTTGTATCTACTAAACAATGAACTTACCACTTTACCAGAAGAAATTGGGAAATTAGAAAATCTAAAAACTTTGGACATTACAAGAAATAGAATCTCTACTTTTCCAAAAGAATTTTGGAAGTTAAAAAATTTAGAAGTGTTGTTTTTAAATGGAAATAGACTTTCATACTTACCCGAAGAAATCAGAGAATTAAATAGATTAAACGTGTTAAATCTAAATGATAATCAACTTACTACATTACCTAAAGAAATAGGACAGTTAGAAAATTTATTAACCTTGTATTTATCAGGGAACAATCTTAATTCTCTTCCTAACGAGATGGGACAGTTGAAAAATTTAATATCTTTGTATTTGTCGGGTAATAAACTTATTTCTCTTCCCAAAGAAATCAGACAACTAGGAAATTTAGGAATTTTGCATCTTTTCGATAACGAATTTAATACTTTACCTGAAGAAATTGGAGAATTAGAAAATCTAAAAATTTTAGACATTTCTAGAAATCGATTCTCTACTTTTCCGAAAGAATTTTGGAAGCTAAAAAAATTAAATGTGTTAAATCTAAGTAATAATCAACTTACTACCTTACCTAAAGAAATAGGACAGTTAGAAAATTTATTTATCTTACATCTATCAGTTAACAAGCTTAATTCACTTCCTAATGAGATGGGGCAGTTAAAAAATCTAGATGTGTTGTATTTAAATGGAAATAATCTCTCAAACTTACCCGAAGAAATCGGGGAATTAAAAAAATTAAGTATATTAAAATTAGATTCGAATCAACTTACGATCTTACCTAAAGAAATAGGACAGTTAGAAAACTTAGTAACCTTAAGTTTGTCCAATAACAAACTAATTTCTATTCCCAATGAATTAGGACAGTTAAGAAATCTTAGTTTACTAAACTTACGGTATAATCCAAATTTAAAAACAACAGAGGAGAATATCAAAAAATTATTTCCGAATCAAAAAATAAGAATCGAAATTTCCCCTTAA
- a CDS encoding tetratricopeptide repeat protein yields the protein MSDEKNNFRNRSWSDRDGFGLSLFSFLNSIQSTIFILLYLGVFSIFADEQDRRYDSKNLYDPPSVKITEQDLNGLRQSIQDPSKDSISEIQKVLSQYYSQFIDSRRMEEEKRLGKIFDENTNRNTIRLLILNMFSKLTPSGMMRDSPILFELHMLLSKEYDKKKQNAKAIESALAAIRYRDFSHTEEEYLDERRLAEIFDPTEKQGALSHKRSIENLEKSKKDLKSSKDFYHLFEANLARGKETKITELGQNGESYEKTLTETDLSNYREKIKQSEIDLKIKQKEYNDSKLGSYEVFRSKKSKEDAEVIYYLAGLVKQSENENKERLKVVNRLGIAGSGIFVLFDYKRNTDFYATAALWELVTKLDPTMKEPVLDLAKELKSSGKKAKAIDFYKKYLELARNEKIEESKLAEIYFSIASLYTELKQNVLASSFYELYYKAEANSKKRIQFSYELGSFFENRTGDLERAAFYYGIWLKERTSPETSGLTFSEMCELYRQEFLAKLGISKLYSYRKKPKEEKLSLNSAIRSYERLKEIYKVEENKNSDLKKEILSIKRNLLEKTDDSTMAQYRLKDLDFQESTSRLGLIRTKLNSTPVTLAMKRLSILLEEEKDFLAARKIYESILKIGNPIEINLSLKNIDRINKILEDGIKREPL from the coding sequence ATGTCGGATGAAAAAAACAATTTCCGAAATCGGAGTTGGTCCGATCGAGACGGTTTTGGGTTAAGTCTTTTTAGCTTTTTAAATTCAATTCAATCAACGATTTTTATTTTATTATACCTAGGAGTATTTTCTATTTTTGCGGACGAACAAGATAGAAGATACGATTCCAAAAATTTATATGATCCTCCTTCCGTAAAGATCACCGAACAAGACTTAAACGGTCTGCGTCAATCTATTCAAGATCCCTCCAAAGACTCAATTTCTGAAATTCAAAAGGTTTTGAGCCAATATTATTCCCAGTTTATAGATTCGAGAAGAATGGAAGAAGAAAAAAGACTCGGAAAAATTTTCGATGAAAATACAAACCGAAACACGATCCGACTTTTGATTCTAAATATGTTTTCTAAACTCACTCCTTCTGGAATGATGAGAGATTCACCGATTTTATTTGAACTACACATGCTTCTTTCTAAAGAATACGACAAAAAAAAACAAAATGCAAAAGCGATCGAATCCGCTCTTGCCGCGATTCGTTACAGGGATTTTAGTCATACCGAAGAAGAATATTTAGATGAAAGAAGGTTGGCTGAAATTTTCGATCCGACTGAAAAACAAGGTGCACTTTCTCATAAACGATCCATTGAAAATTTGGAAAAATCGAAAAAAGATCTCAAAAGTTCCAAAGATTTTTATCATCTGTTCGAGGCAAATCTTGCACGTGGAAAAGAAACTAAAATTACGGAACTAGGACAAAACGGAGAAAGTTACGAAAAAACGTTAACCGAAACAGATCTTTCTAATTATAGGGAAAAAATCAAACAATCCGAAATAGATCTTAAAATTAAACAAAAAGAATATAACGATTCTAAGTTGGGTTCCTACGAAGTTTTTAGAAGTAAAAAATCCAAAGAGGACGCGGAAGTAATTTATTATTTGGCCGGACTGGTAAAACAATCGGAAAACGAAAATAAAGAAAGGCTGAAAGTTGTAAATCGTTTAGGAATTGCCGGGAGCGGGATTTTCGTTTTGTTTGATTATAAACGGAACACTGATTTTTATGCGACTGCGGCGCTTTGGGAACTCGTTACTAAATTGGATCCTACAATGAAAGAGCCGGTTTTAGATCTTGCAAAGGAACTTAAATCTTCCGGTAAAAAAGCAAAGGCGATCGACTTTTATAAAAAGTATTTAGAACTTGCTCGAAACGAAAAGATAGAAGAATCCAAACTTGCGGAAATCTATTTTTCGATTGCTTCTCTTTATACGGAACTGAAACAGAATGTTTTGGCTTCTTCCTTTTATGAACTCTATTACAAGGCGGAAGCGAATTCTAAAAAGAGAATTCAATTTTCGTACGAACTTGGTTCTTTTTTTGAAAATAGAACCGGGGATTTAGAACGTGCCGCTTTTTATTATGGAATTTGGTTGAAGGAACGTACTAGTCCCGAAACTTCCGGTCTTACGTTTTCGGAGATGTGTGAACTTTATCGTCAGGAATTTCTCGCAAAATTAGGGATTTCTAAATTGTATTCGTATCGTAAAAAACCAAAGGAAGAAAAACTTTCTTTGAACTCGGCTATTCGTTCTTATGAACGTTTAAAAGAGATTTATAAAGTAGAAGAGAATAAAAATTCGGATCTTAAAAAAGAAATTCTTTCTATCAAAAGAAATCTTTTGGAAAAAACGGACGATTCTACTATGGCTCAGTATCGTTTGAAAGATTTGGATTTTCAGGAATCTACAAGTCGTCTTGGACTGATTCGAACTAAATTGAATTCTACTCCGGTTACTTTGGCGATGAAAAGATTATCGATTCTTTTAGAGGAAGAAAAAGATTTTCTGGCAGCAAGAAAAATCTACGAAAGTATCTTAAAGATAGGAAATCCGATCGAAATCAATCTTTCTTTAAAGAATATAGATAGGATCAATAAAATTTTAGAAGACGGTATCAAAAGAGAACCCCTTTAA
- a CDS encoding tetratricopeptide repeat protein, protein MAKRVESNNENTVDPFFKLMSFQKIFSSFSIEILKCQSLWNVSFILLIFGFYCSTVSMPGSGRFALEMVQEQAIVEFYGTPEERETSIKLLKSSCRSLHPDRALSCYNLSILLASSKNYSEALEYALRARKADPSDSLYRDQVFQIAYHLELEQGEALSVDEVEKRYFRAIKNCKEGKKNETLSDLIILAALKEIGKESLQKGIFAECVGESESLVHLKPSEVNYIKEYYKFLENSHPYREVWDVSGAVRRQTLEKMQIPNQEVTKTWREFRQSVRSKNKVQAVEHLKKFKESLEKVSQKNQHSKNLALNLKKAAFYLIQGDPGFEGFRHLTKELEDNP, encoded by the coding sequence ATGGCCAAAAGAGTGGAAAGTAACAACGAAAATACGGTAGATCCTTTTTTCAAACTCATGTCCTTTCAGAAAATTTTCAGTTCATTCTCTATTGAAATCTTAAAGTGTCAATCTCTTTGGAACGTAAGTTTTATCTTATTGATTTTCGGATTTTACTGTTCAACTGTTTCCATGCCCGGTTCCGGAAGGTTTGCCTTAGAGATGGTCCAAGAACAGGCGATTGTGGAATTTTACGGAACTCCAGAAGAAAGGGAAACTTCCATTAAGCTACTTAAGTCCAGTTGTAGATCTTTACATCCGGACCGGGCTTTGTCTTGTTACAATCTTTCCATACTTTTAGCCTCTTCAAAAAATTATTCCGAAGCATTGGAATACGCGCTTCGAGCCAGAAAAGCAGATCCGTCTGATAGCCTCTACAGAGATCAAGTATTTCAGATTGCGTATCATTTGGAGTTAGAACAGGGAGAAGCACTTTCCGTAGACGAAGTAGAGAAGAGATACTTCAGAGCGATTAAAAACTGTAAAGAAGGAAAAAAGAATGAGACACTTTCAGATTTGATCATACTGGCGGCTTTGAAAGAAATCGGAAAGGAATCCTTACAAAAAGGGATTTTTGCGGAATGTGTGGGAGAATCGGAATCTCTGGTTCACTTAAAACCGAGTGAAGTAAATTATATAAAAGAATATTATAAATTTCTAGAGAATTCACATCCGTATCGAGAAGTCTGGGATGTAAGTGGTGCTGTGCGTAGACAAACCTTAGAAAAGATGCAAATTCCCAATCAGGAAGTCACAAAAACTTGGAGGGAATTCAGACAATCCGTAAGATCCAAAAATAAAGTACAAGCCGTAGAACACTTGAAAAAGTTCAAAGAAAGTCTAGAAAAGGTTTCTCAAAAAAATCAACACTCTAAAAATTTGGCACTCAATCTCAAAAAAGCGGCCTTTTATTTGATTCAAGGAGATCCTGGTTTTGAAGGATTTAGACATCTTACGAAAGAGCTTGAAGATAATCCTTAA
- a CDS encoding mannose-1-phosphate guanylyltransferase, which produces MNQDKPVVLIMAGGKGERFWPRSRISTPKQLQKVYSNKTLLRETLERALTITTIDRIYIGTNASLKKSILTQEKNFPEKNFIIEPEGKNTAPIIALASLYFQEKYGDPLQVVLSADAWIHPVKEFTKTISKALEHTKDHLVLLGIKPNRPEIGYGYIEAGKSTDGCFAVKSFYEKPDVKTALKYIKKKTFYWNPGIFLWRTSIILEEFKTHSPKTLDPLKERFPFKKAGELAAAFKIVTSDPVDIVIMERSSRIKMVEASFGWDDVGSWTSLERVMPGDESGNRHMGKTILFHKSSGNITQTRKEFTAVLGVNDLIVVEEEDVLFISTKSGIGDIKNLVSELRKNKTLQKYTE; this is translated from the coding sequence ATGAACCAGGACAAACCGGTAGTTTTGATTATGGCGGGGGGAAAGGGAGAACGTTTTTGGCCTCGTTCTAGAATTTCCACACCGAAACAACTTCAGAAAGTATATTCTAATAAAACACTTTTACGGGAAACTTTAGAACGAGCTCTTACAATTACTACAATAGATCGTATTTATATAGGAACTAACGCGAGTTTAAAAAAATCGATTTTGACTCAGGAAAAAAATTTCCCCGAAAAAAATTTTATTATAGAGCCCGAAGGAAAAAATACGGCTCCCATCATTGCACTTGCTTCCTTATATTTTCAGGAAAAATACGGTGATCCACTGCAGGTAGTGTTGTCTGCGGACGCTTGGATTCATCCGGTAAAGGAATTTACAAAAACAATTTCCAAGGCTTTAGAACATACAAAGGATCATCTGGTTTTACTAGGAATCAAACCCAATCGTCCTGAAATAGGATACGGTTATATAGAGGCTGGAAAATCGACTGACGGTTGTTTTGCGGTAAAATCTTTTTACGAAAAACCAGACGTAAAAACCGCACTCAAATATATTAAAAAGAAAACCTTCTATTGGAATCCAGGGATTTTTTTATGGAGAACTTCTATAATATTAGAAGAATTTAAAACACATTCTCCTAAAACTTTAGATCCTCTTAAAGAACGATTTCCTTTTAAAAAAGCGGGAGAACTTGCCGCGGCTTTTAAGATTGTTACTTCTGATCCTGTGGACATAGTGATTATGGAAAGAAGTTCTCGTATCAAAATGGTTGAGGCAAGTTTTGGTTGGGATGACGTAGGATCTTGGACTTCTTTAGAAAGGGTGATGCCAGGGGACGAGTCTGGAAACAGACATATGGGAAAGACGATTTTGTTTCACAAGTCTTCTGGAAATATCACTCAAACTCGCAAAGAATTTACAGCCGTTTTAGGTGTAAACGATTTGATCGTTGTAGAAGAGGAAGACGTTTTATTTATCAGTACAAAATCAGGAATAGGTGATATTAAAAACCTGGTCTCGGAGCTTCGTAAAAATAAAACTTTACAAAAGTACACAGAATAG
- a CDS encoding LIC_12238 family plasminogen-binding lipoprotein: MKTVPVFQKLTVPFKIFFFSLVFSITWACFKPTGEFGWALLDEEKFNIIEKKIMTVEEYTVTRQNLIFPDDKTICYIYRFSRSVSESTETYVSLSKFQLGYNEMDVLRKRPNPISQTIEGSFQGLSPGKYLLKVAYEGDVIDEVEFLVRSTRTPYIEDTPSSVDDIEKAMK; the protein is encoded by the coding sequence ATGAAAACGGTTCCCGTTTTTCAAAAGTTGACTGTCCCTTTTAAGATCTTTTTTTTCTCTTTGGTTTTCAGTATTACCTGGGCTTGTTTTAAACCTACCGGAGAATTTGGTTGGGCGTTACTCGATGAGGAAAAATTCAATATCATCGAAAAAAAAATTATGACCGTAGAAGAATATACGGTTACAAGACAAAATCTGATTTTCCCGGACGACAAAACGATCTGTTATATCTATCGATTTTCCAGATCCGTTTCCGAGTCTACGGAAACCTACGTGAGTTTAAGCAAATTTCAACTCGGATATAACGAAATGGACGTTCTTCGGAAAAGACCAAATCCAATTTCTCAAACGATCGAAGGTTCTTTTCAAGGACTCAGTCCCGGAAAATATCTTCTCAAAGTCGCCTATGAAGGAGATGTGATCGACGAGGTAGAATTTTTAGTCCGATCTACACGAACCCCTTACATTGAAGACACACCCTCATCGGTCGATGATATAGAAAAAGCGATGAAGTAA
- a CDS encoding TIGR02300 family protein yields the protein MANNKKTKPKKTATAAAKKKATAKKVAPKKGNASAKKKVEIIKKALSSPSTKSKPASTKKVSGSKVAASLNPLGKKWTCHTCSTKFYDLNKEEKICPKCGADQNKRPVARTRTVRPRVVEEEVIEEDALVEDDEMEFTEEPLEEALEEEEDDAEEQEE from the coding sequence ATGGCAAATAACAAAAAGACTAAGCCCAAAAAAACTGCCACGGCCGCCGCTAAAAAAAAGGCGACTGCAAAAAAAGTTGCGCCCAAAAAAGGGAACGCATCGGCAAAAAAGAAAGTTGAGATCATCAAAAAGGCTCTATCGAGTCCTTCTACAAAATCTAAACCTGCAAGTACGAAAAAAGTTTCCGGGTCTAAGGTTGCTGCTTCCCTCAATCCTCTGGGAAAAAAATGGACCTGTCATACTTGTTCTACCAAATTTTACGATCTTAACAAAGAAGAAAAGATCTGTCCTAAATGTGGAGCGGATCAAAATAAACGTCCAGTTGCACGCACTCGTACTGTTCGTCCTAGAGTCGTCGAAGAAGAGGTCATAGAAGAAGATGCTTTAGTTGAAGACGACGAAATGGAGTTCACCGAAGAACCACTGGAAGAAGCTTTGGAGGAAGAAGAGGATGATGCGGAAGAACAGGAGGAGTAA